A stretch of the Actinotalea sp. JY-7876 genome encodes the following:
- a CDS encoding HGxxPAAW family protein, with the protein MRETNEATGEVSYLPPAAPPRNHGHTTAAWVTVILVLAGAVVSSIAMIMAESWLFWAGLVVILLGLVLGRVLKMLGFGQPGQKAGHHDAGEAAS; encoded by the coding sequence ATGCGAGAGACCAACGAGGCGACCGGCGAGGTCAGCTACCTGCCGCCGGCCGCTCCGCCACGCAACCACGGTCACACGACCGCCGCCTGGGTCACCGTGATCCTGGTGCTGGCCGGTGCCGTGGTGTCGTCGATCGCCATGATCATGGCCGAGTCGTGGTTGTTCTGGGCCGGGCTCGTCGTCATCCTTCTCGGCCTCGTCCTCGGACGGGTCCTGAAGATGCTCGGGTTCGGCCAGCCCGGCCAGAAGGCCGGTCACCACGACGCGGGCGAAGCCGCGTCGTGA
- a CDS encoding TIGR03085 family metal-binding protein, with protein MPWHTVERSALVDALREAGPRQPTLCEGWLTEHLAAHVALRESSLVAAGAVVPPLAERAEAAIRALGDRSSSPANYAALVDRVAGGPPRHHPMRLAGDPVNLLELFVHTEDVRRGTTGRATPPRARTDAHAEALWRQLRLMARLAYGRAGVGVVLSTPQGDARVARTTPRGDVTIRGALDDVVLHAFGRRSAADVELTGDPDAVAAVSGAAARP; from the coding sequence ATGCCCTGGCACACCGTCGAACGTTCCGCCCTGGTCGACGCCCTCCGCGAGGCGGGTCCGCGGCAGCCGACCCTCTGCGAGGGCTGGCTGACCGAGCACCTCGCGGCGCACGTCGCGCTACGCGAGTCGTCGCTCGTCGCCGCCGGCGCCGTGGTGCCCCCGCTGGCCGAGCGTGCCGAGGCCGCGATCCGCGCGCTCGGCGACCGGTCCTCGTCGCCCGCGAACTACGCGGCGCTGGTCGACCGCGTCGCCGGCGGCCCGCCCCGGCACCACCCGATGCGGCTCGCCGGCGACCCGGTCAACCTGCTCGAGCTCTTCGTGCACACCGAGGACGTCCGCCGCGGCACCACCGGGCGGGCCACGCCGCCCCGCGCGCGCACCGACGCGCACGCGGAGGCCCTCTGGCGCCAGCTGCGCCTCATGGCCCGGCTCGCGTACGGGCGGGCAGGCGTCGGCGTCGTGCTCTCGACGCCGCAGGGCGACGCACGCGTCGCCAGGACCACGCCCCGCGGCGACGTCACGATCCGCGGCGCCCTGGACGACGTCGTCCTGCACGCCTTCGGCCGGCGCTCCGCGGCCGACGTCGAGCTGACGGGCGACCCGGACGCCGTGGCGGCCGTGAGCGGCGCGGCCGCCCGGCCCTGA
- the hisF gene encoding imidazole glycerol phosphate synthase subunit HisF, translating to MAPAVRVIPCLDVDAGRVVKGVNFADLRDAGDPVELARRYDAEGADEITFLDVSASSGDRETTYDVVRRTASEVFVPLTVGGGVRSTDDVDRLLRAGADKVGVNTAAIARPELISEIAGRFGSQVLVLSVDARRVVDGPPTPSGYEVTTHGGRRGTGIDAVEWAVRAVELGAGEVLLNSMDADGTVAGFDLEMFADVRSKVAVPLIASGGAGTPEHFVAAARAGADALLAASVFHFGALTIGQVKDELRRAGVAVR from the coding sequence ATGGCTCCCGCCGTGCGCGTCATCCCGTGCCTCGACGTCGACGCCGGCCGCGTCGTCAAGGGCGTCAACTTCGCCGACCTGCGTGACGCGGGCGACCCCGTCGAGCTGGCCCGGCGCTACGACGCCGAGGGCGCGGACGAGATCACCTTCCTCGACGTGTCGGCGTCGTCCGGCGACCGCGAGACGACGTACGACGTCGTCCGGCGCACCGCGTCCGAGGTCTTCGTCCCGCTGACCGTCGGCGGCGGCGTCCGCTCGACCGACGACGTCGACCGGCTGCTGCGTGCGGGCGCCGACAAGGTCGGGGTCAACACGGCGGCGATCGCACGCCCGGAGCTGATCTCCGAGATCGCCGGCCGGTTCGGGAGCCAGGTGCTCGTGCTGTCGGTCGACGCGCGGCGGGTGGTCGACGGTCCGCCGACGCCGTCCGGCTACGAGGTCACCACGCACGGCGGGCGGCGGGGCACCGGCATCGACGCCGTCGAGTGGGCCGTCCGCGCGGTCGAGCTGGGCGCCGGGGAGGTGCTCCTCAACTCGATGGACGCGGACGGCACCGTCGCGGGCTTCGACCTGGAGATGTTCGCCGACGTGCGCTCGAAGGTCGCCGTGCCGCTCATCGCCAGCGGGGGCGCCGGGACGCCGGAGCACTTCGTGGCCGCCGCGCGGGCGGGCGCCGACGCGCTGCTCGCCGCGAGCGTGTTCCACTTCGGCGCGCTGACGATCGGTCAGGTCAAGGACGAGCTGCGCCGGGCGGGCGTCGCGGTCCGCTGA
- the trpC gene encoding indole-3-glycerol phosphate synthase TrpC, giving the protein MTVLEDIIAGVRIDLAAREEQTPLALVKERAARQPAAKECHLHDEEAVAVIAEVKRSSPSKGSLASIDDPAALASEYEAGGATAISVLTEERRFGGSLADLTAVRAAVDVPVLRKDFVVTPYQVWEARAHGADLCLLIVAALSQTVLTSLVERVHSLGMTALVEVHDVDEVGRALDAGARCIGVNARNLKTLEVDRTTFARLAPMIPDGVVRVAESGVRGPHDVMDYARSGADAVLVGETLVTGRDPRAAVADLVAAGAHPSLRAVRQ; this is encoded by the coding sequence ATGACGGTCCTCGAGGACATCATCGCTGGGGTACGGATCGACCTCGCCGCGCGCGAGGAGCAGACGCCGCTGGCGCTCGTGAAGGAGCGCGCCGCGCGGCAGCCGGCGGCCAAGGAGTGCCACCTGCACGACGAGGAGGCGGTCGCGGTCATCGCGGAGGTCAAGCGCTCGAGCCCGAGCAAGGGCTCGCTGGCGTCGATCGACGACCCGGCCGCGCTCGCGTCCGAGTACGAGGCCGGCGGCGCCACGGCGATCTCGGTGCTCACCGAGGAGCGGCGCTTCGGCGGCAGCCTCGCCGACCTCACGGCGGTGCGCGCGGCGGTCGACGTGCCGGTGCTGCGCAAGGACTTCGTCGTCACGCCGTACCAGGTGTGGGAGGCGCGCGCCCACGGGGCGGACCTGTGCCTGCTCATCGTGGCCGCGCTCTCGCAGACGGTGCTGACGTCGCTGGTGGAGCGCGTGCACTCGCTCGGCATGACCGCGCTGGTCGAGGTGCACGACGTCGACGAGGTCGGGCGCGCGCTCGACGCCGGCGCGCGCTGCATCGGCGTCAACGCCCGCAACCTCAAGACGCTCGAGGTGGACCGCACGACCTTCGCGCGGCTCGCCCCGATGATCCCCGACGGCGTGGTCCGCGTCGCCGAGTCCGGTGTGCGCGGTCCGCACGACGTCATGGACTACGCGCGCTCCGGCGCCGACGCCGTCCTGGTCGGCGAGACCCTGGTCACCGGGCGCGACCCGCGGGCCGCGGTCGCCGACCTCGTGGCCGCCGGCGCCCACCCCTCGCTGCGGGCGGTGCGCCAGTGA
- a CDS encoding Trp biosynthesis-associated membrane protein, with product MTDAVPRDQAGGPAPDENRAARPRSGRARTVWAALVLGAAALLAGTGVWVRGTTTSPVAGAVPVAAVGSVVAPGVNAGGLLVLAAAGALALGGRWGARLAGAGIALGGVLVAASAAGGLADPERAAGSAASAEVGVSALTGPVVVTPLPWVAVALGAALVLLGVVAVVRAGRWPARRSDRHEVPAPAPGEPSRPTTAQPAPERAADDLDAWDALSRGEDPT from the coding sequence ATGACGGACGCGGTGCCGCGGGACCAGGCCGGCGGACCCGCGCCGGACGAGAACCGCGCGGCGCGGCCGCGCTCCGGGCGCGCCCGGACCGTCTGGGCCGCGCTCGTGCTCGGCGCGGCGGCCCTGCTCGCCGGCACGGGCGTCTGGGTCCGGGGCACGACGACGAGCCCCGTGGCCGGCGCGGTGCCCGTCGCCGCCGTCGGCTCCGTGGTCGCGCCCGGCGTCAACGCGGGCGGCCTGCTCGTGCTCGCCGCGGCGGGCGCGCTGGCCCTCGGCGGGCGCTGGGGCGCCCGGCTCGCCGGCGCGGGGATCGCGCTCGGCGGGGTGCTGGTCGCCGCGTCCGCCGCCGGCGGGCTCGCGGACCCGGAGCGGGCGGCCGGCTCGGCGGCCTCGGCGGAGGTCGGCGTCTCCGCGCTCACCGGGCCCGTGGTCGTCACGCCCCTGCCATGGGTCGCCGTGGCGCTCGGCGCGGCCCTGGTGCTGCTGGGCGTCGTCGCGGTCGTGCGCGCCGGCCGCTGGCCGGCGCGCCGGAGCGACCGGCACGAGGTGCCCGCACCCGCACCCGGTGAGCCGTCCCGCCCGACGACGGCGCAGCCCGCCCCGGAGCGCGCGGCCGACGACCTCGACGCGTGGGACGCGCTCTCGCGCGGCGAGGACCCCACCTGA
- a CDS encoding FKBP-type peptidyl-prolyl cis-trans isomerase: MRRRLLAGAVATAVAVAALAGCGPDEVPAPQVTVTGESGAVPDLAYEMPLSVTEPVVEVVWEGTGPEVVDGQPVLVDYYAEAGSDGTVVGETFSGEPKAFALTAEALGVDIYEALRGQHVGTRVLHVVPPEDGQSSATVAVFDLLPTRASGDPVEPREGLPTVTLGEHGEPTITVPAADPPLELVVQPLVRGHGPQVEPGQVITVQYTGVRWSTGEVFDSSWGPGELPASFPIGVGSVVEGWDEALVEQTVGSQVLIVVPPALGYGGSDHELAEETLVFVVDILAARGGPTGS, encoded by the coding sequence GTGCGTCGACGTCTGCTGGCCGGTGCGGTCGCGACCGCCGTCGCGGTCGCCGCGCTCGCCGGGTGCGGCCCGGACGAGGTGCCGGCACCGCAGGTCACGGTCACGGGTGAGTCGGGCGCGGTGCCCGACCTCGCCTACGAGATGCCGCTGTCCGTGACCGAGCCGGTCGTCGAGGTCGTCTGGGAGGGCACCGGGCCCGAGGTCGTCGACGGCCAGCCCGTGCTCGTCGACTACTACGCGGAGGCCGGCAGCGACGGCACGGTCGTCGGGGAGACCTTCAGCGGCGAGCCCAAGGCCTTCGCGCTGACGGCCGAGGCGCTGGGCGTGGACATCTACGAGGCGCTCCGGGGCCAGCACGTCGGGACCCGGGTGCTGCACGTCGTGCCGCCGGAGGACGGTCAGTCGAGCGCGACGGTGGCGGTCTTCGACCTGCTGCCCACGCGTGCCTCGGGCGACCCGGTCGAGCCGCGGGAGGGCCTGCCCACGGTGACCCTCGGTGAGCACGGCGAGCCGACGATCACGGTGCCCGCGGCCGACCCGCCGCTCGAGCTCGTGGTGCAGCCGCTCGTGCGGGGGCACGGGCCGCAGGTCGAGCCGGGCCAGGTCATCACGGTCCAGTACACGGGCGTGCGGTGGTCGACGGGCGAGGTGTTCGACTCGAGCTGGGGTCCCGGCGAGCTGCCGGCGTCCTTCCCCATCGGTGTCGGCTCCGTCGTCGAGGGCTGGGACGAGGCCCTGGTCGAGCAGACCGTCGGCAGCCAGGTCCTCATCGTGGTGCCGCCGGCGCTCGGGTACGGCGGCTCGGACCACGAGCTCGCCGAGGAGACGCTGGTCTTCGTCGTCGACATCCTCGCCGCCCGCGGCGGCCCGACAGGAAGCTGA
- a CDS encoding ABC transporter ATP-binding protein — protein sequence MRRSLQLIGRGLASQPRTYVLAIVTSAVFGAAMVGVSEALGTVTDRVVVPALEGDDAARGQIWLAGLVLVGVALGLATAVAGRRIFAGIGYADIQAEHRRAVTRQYLRLPMSWHRAHPTGQLLSNASSDVEAATGVFNPLPFALGVVVMIGVAAVALLSTDVWLALTALGILPLAVVANVVFQRRMSPAATRAQQLRAEVADVAHESFEAALLVKSLGTEDREERRFAQRTDELRRANVRVGRIRAVFDPVIELLPSLGTLLVLLVGTYRVAAGAVGTGDVVSAAYLLTIMAVPVRAFGWVLGELPRGLVGYDRIARVLDAPGALSVGTTPLEPVARGAAVRLRGVGVRVSGDSATQPLLHDVDLDLPPGRTVALVGVTGAGKTTLVSLLARLRDPDEGTVELDGVDLRDVAPDDLARQVALVPQHAFVFEDSVRSNVTLADDGDPGAPGDDAVWEALRLARVDGVVRALPGGLDAPLGERGANLSGGQRQRLVIARALVRRPRLLVLDDATSAVDPRVEQEILTGLRRSAEAGAGAGPTVLMVAYRMSSVLLADEVVHLEGGRIADRGTHEELLARDPGYRELATAYLQESERRTAARAAAPGDEDAVEGPDEDAVEGRRVTGRRSGR from the coding sequence GTGCGGCGGTCGCTGCAGCTCATCGGGCGCGGCCTGGCGAGCCAGCCGCGCACGTACGTGCTCGCGATCGTCACGTCAGCGGTGTTCGGCGCGGCGATGGTGGGCGTCAGCGAGGCGCTCGGGACGGTGACGGACCGTGTCGTCGTGCCCGCGCTCGAGGGCGACGACGCGGCGCGCGGGCAGATCTGGCTCGCCGGGCTCGTGCTCGTCGGCGTCGCGCTCGGGCTCGCGACGGCCGTCGCCGGGCGGCGGATCTTCGCCGGCATCGGCTACGCCGACATCCAGGCGGAGCACCGCCGTGCCGTCACCCGGCAGTACCTGCGCCTGCCGATGTCCTGGCACCGCGCGCACCCCACGGGCCAGCTGCTGTCGAACGCGAGCTCCGACGTCGAGGCGGCGACCGGCGTGTTCAACCCGCTGCCCTTCGCGCTCGGCGTCGTCGTGATGATCGGCGTCGCGGCCGTCGCCCTGCTGAGCACCGATGTGTGGCTCGCCCTGACCGCGCTCGGCATCCTCCCGCTGGCCGTCGTGGCGAACGTGGTCTTCCAGCGGCGCATGTCGCCGGCCGCGACGCGCGCGCAGCAGCTGCGGGCCGAGGTTGCCGACGTCGCGCACGAGAGCTTCGAGGCGGCGCTGCTGGTCAAGTCCCTCGGCACCGAGGACCGTGAGGAGCGTCGGTTCGCGCAGCGCACCGACGAGCTGCGGCGGGCCAACGTGCGCGTGGGCCGGATCCGGGCCGTCTTCGACCCGGTGATCGAGCTGCTCCCGAGCCTCGGGACGCTCCTGGTGCTGCTCGTGGGGACCTACCGCGTCGCCGCCGGCGCGGTCGGCACGGGAGACGTCGTCTCGGCGGCCTACCTGCTGACCATCATGGCCGTCCCCGTGCGCGCGTTCGGCTGGGTGCTGGGGGAGCTGCCGCGCGGCCTGGTCGGCTACGACCGCATCGCCCGCGTCCTGGACGCGCCGGGCGCGCTGTCGGTGGGCACGACGCCGCTCGAGCCGGTCGCCCGGGGCGCGGCCGTCCGCCTGCGCGGGGTCGGCGTGCGCGTCAGCGGGGACAGCGCCACGCAGCCGCTGCTGCACGACGTGGACCTGGACCTCCCACCCGGGCGCACCGTCGCGCTCGTGGGCGTGACGGGCGCGGGCAAGACCACGCTCGTGTCGCTGCTCGCGCGGCTGCGGGACCCGGACGAGGGCACGGTCGAGCTCGACGGCGTGGACCTGCGCGACGTCGCACCGGACGACCTCGCGCGCCAGGTGGCGCTCGTGCCGCAGCACGCGTTCGTGTTCGAGGACAGCGTCCGGTCGAACGTCACGCTGGCCGACGACGGGGACCCGGGCGCCCCCGGAGACGACGCGGTCTGGGAGGCGCTGCGCCTCGCGCGCGTCGACGGCGTCGTCCGTGCGCTGCCCGGCGGGCTCGACGCGCCGCTCGGCGAGCGCGGCGCGAACCTCTCGGGCGGGCAGCGTCAGCGCCTGGTCATCGCCCGCGCGCTGGTCCGGCGCCCGCGGCTCCTGGTCCTCGACGACGCGACCTCGGCGGTGGACCCGCGCGTCGAGCAGGAGATCCTCACGGGCCTGCGGCGCTCCGCGGAGGCCGGTGCCGGCGCCGGGCCGACCGTGCTCATGGTCGCCTACCGGATGTCGTCGGTGCTGCTCGCCGACGAGGTCGTCCACCTCGAGGGCGGCCGCATCGCCGACCGCGGCACGCACGAGGAGCTGCTCGCGCGCGACCCGGGCTACCGGGAGCTGGCGACCGCGTACCTGCAGGAGTCGGAGCGCCGCACCGCGGCCCGGGCGGCGGCGCCCGGTGACGAGGACGCGGTCGAGGGCCCCGACGAGGACGCGGTCGAGGGCCGCCGCGTCACGGGCCGGAGGAGCGGGCGATGA
- a CDS encoding DUF2752 domain-containing protein, giving the protein MAAAASAAAIVVGASDPYEPGHFPTCPVLTLTGFFCTGCGTLRATHSLMHLDIAAAWDMNPLLLLLAPFAVASWLAWTVRAWTGRPRSWAAPPWALWTVVVAMVVFTVGRNVPALAPWLAP; this is encoded by the coding sequence ATGGCCGCGGCGGCCTCCGCCGCGGCCATCGTCGTCGGTGCTTCCGACCCGTACGAGCCCGGGCACTTCCCGACCTGCCCGGTGCTGACGCTGACGGGGTTCTTCTGCACCGGCTGCGGCACGCTGCGCGCCACGCACAGCCTCATGCACCTCGACATCGCGGCGGCGTGGGACATGAACCCGCTCCTGCTGCTGCTCGCGCCGTTCGCCGTCGCCTCGTGGCTGGCCTGGACGGTGCGCGCCTGGACCGGGCGGCCGCGCAGCTGGGCCGCCCCACCCTGGGCGCTCTGGACCGTCGTGGTGGCGATGGTCGTGTTCACCGTGGGCCGGAATGTGCCCGCGCTCGCCCCGTGGCTGGCGCCCTGA
- a CDS encoding CD225/dispanin family protein, whose translation MSTPPGPQEPTGSDPYGSTPSYGSTPPPPSYGGGGYQPAGSPPSNYLVWAIISVFLCWPLAIPAIIFSTQVNTKWAQGDAAGAQESSRKAKQFSLWATILGGVGLLLYIILVAAGVMAGMNDPTY comes from the coding sequence ATGAGCACACCGCCCGGACCCCAGGAGCCCACCGGATCGGACCCGTACGGCTCGACGCCGTCGTACGGTTCCACGCCGCCGCCCCCCTCGTACGGTGGCGGGGGCTACCAGCCCGCCGGCAGCCCGCCCTCGAACTACCTCGTGTGGGCGATCATCTCCGTGTTCCTGTGCTGGCCGCTGGCCATCCCGGCGATCATCTTCTCGACCCAGGTGAACACCAAGTGGGCGCAGGGTGACGCCGCGGGCGCGCAGGAGTCGTCCCGCAAGGCCAAGCAGTTCTCGCTGTGGGCGACGATCCTCGGCGGCGTCGGCCTCCTGCTGTACATCATCCTCGTCGCCGCAGGGGTCATGGCGGGCATGAACGACCCGACGTACTGA
- the hisI gene encoding phosphoribosyl-AMP cyclohydrolase, protein MPDLPASPLDPALAARLRRDDAGLVCAVVQQHDTREVLMVGWMDDEALHRTLTSGRVTFWSRSRQEYWRKGDTSGHVQHVRSVALDCDGDAVLVRVDQVGAACHTGTRTCFEAGGDLGAVVGSGAAAPRGEV, encoded by the coding sequence GTGCCCGACCTTCCTGCCTCCCCCCTCGACCCCGCCCTCGCCGCACGTCTGCGGCGGGACGACGCCGGCCTCGTGTGCGCCGTCGTCCAGCAGCACGACACGCGTGAGGTGCTCATGGTCGGCTGGATGGACGACGAGGCCCTGCACCGCACCCTGACCAGCGGACGCGTGACCTTCTGGAGCCGCTCGCGCCAGGAGTACTGGCGCAAGGGCGACACCTCCGGCCACGTCCAGCACGTGCGTTCCGTCGCGCTCGACTGCGACGGCGACGCGGTGCTCGTGCGGGTGGACCAGGTGGGCGCCGCGTGCCACACCGGCACGCGCACGTGCTTCGAGGCCGGGGGCGACCTCGGTGCGGTCGTCGGGTCCGGCGCCGCGGCACCGCGGGGTGAGGTGTGA
- a CDS encoding ABC transporter ATP-binding protein: protein MSTTTAPDGRGRAGVRLARTSSLGPMATLRRGLEISPQIVQGLWLTVLLAVAAAAGRIVVPVTVQQTMDTAILAPGGPETGRVVELVGLAALALVLAGVCSALVNVRLFRSSEAGLATLRVRAFRHVHDLSALTQGTERRGSLVSRVTSDVDTISLFVQWGGIQLLVSVLQILVATALMLVYSWQLTIVVWLCFVPLFLVLRPAQKRVSAAYGLVRERMGAMLGAISEAVVGAETIRAYGVAPRTQRRIDAAVSRTREAMVRAQVRVALVFSSGSFVANAVLAAVVVVGTFLGVAGEITVGRLLAFLFLVQLFTGPVQMATEILNELQNALAGWRRVLGVIDTEVEVADPADGGRTTPRGAAGVELRGVSFAYPDGPPVLRDVDLVLPATAKVAVVGATGSGKTTLAKLVTRLVDPAQGAVLLDGVDLRELPLDHLRRRVVLVPQEGFLFEGTVADNVAYGAREDDLPDREAAVTRAFEDLGLADWLADLPDGLHTDVGQRGERMSAGERQLVALARAHLAAADFLVLDEATSAVDPATEVRIARALDQLTAGRSTLTIAHRLSTAEAADLVVVVEAGRVVQVGPHEELVRQDGPYAAMHAAWLAQTR, encoded by the coding sequence ATGAGCACGACGACGGCGCCGGACGGGCGCGGGCGCGCCGGGGTGCGCCTCGCGCGCACGAGCAGCCTCGGGCCGATGGCCACGCTGCGCCGCGGCCTGGAGATCTCGCCCCAGATCGTGCAGGGCCTGTGGCTCACGGTGCTGCTGGCGGTGGCGGCGGCTGCCGGTCGCATCGTCGTACCCGTCACGGTGCAGCAGACGATGGACACCGCGATCCTCGCCCCGGGCGGCCCGGAGACCGGTCGCGTGGTGGAGCTCGTCGGGCTGGCCGCCCTCGCCCTCGTCCTGGCGGGGGTCTGCTCGGCGCTCGTGAACGTCCGGCTCTTCCGCAGCAGCGAGGCCGGCCTGGCGACGCTGCGCGTGCGGGCCTTCCGCCACGTGCACGACCTGTCGGCCCTCACGCAGGGGACCGAGCGCCGCGGCAGCCTCGTCTCCCGCGTGACCTCCGACGTCGACACGATCTCGCTGTTCGTGCAGTGGGGCGGGATCCAGCTCCTCGTGTCCGTGCTGCAGATCCTCGTGGCGACGGCGCTCATGCTCGTCTACTCCTGGCAGCTGACGATCGTCGTGTGGCTGTGCTTCGTGCCGCTCTTCCTCGTGCTGCGCCCCGCCCAGAAGCGCGTGAGCGCCGCGTACGGGCTCGTGCGCGAGCGCATGGGCGCCATGCTCGGCGCGATCTCCGAGGCGGTCGTGGGCGCCGAGACGATCCGCGCCTACGGCGTGGCCCCGCGGACGCAGCGGCGCATCGACGCGGCGGTGAGCCGGACGCGCGAGGCGATGGTCCGCGCGCAGGTGCGGGTCGCGCTCGTGTTCTCGAGCGGCTCGTTCGTCGCCAACGCCGTGCTCGCGGCCGTCGTCGTCGTGGGCACCTTCCTCGGCGTCGCGGGCGAGATCACCGTCGGGCGGCTGCTCGCCTTCCTCTTCCTCGTCCAGCTCTTCACGGGCCCGGTCCAGATGGCGACCGAGATCCTCAACGAGCTCCAGAACGCGCTGGCGGGCTGGCGGCGCGTCCTCGGCGTCATCGACACCGAGGTCGAGGTCGCCGACCCGGCCGACGGTGGCCGCACGACGCCGCGCGGGGCCGCCGGCGTGGAGCTGCGCGGCGTCTCGTTCGCCTACCCGGACGGCCCGCCCGTGCTGCGCGACGTGGACCTGGTCCTGCCCGCGACGGCGAAGGTCGCCGTGGTCGGCGCAACCGGGTCGGGCAAGACGACCCTCGCGAAGCTGGTCACGCGCCTGGTGGACCCGGCGCAGGGCGCCGTCCTGCTCGACGGCGTCGACCTGCGCGAGCTCCCGCTCGACCACCTGCGCCGGCGCGTGGTGCTCGTGCCGCAGGAGGGGTTCCTGTTCGAGGGGACGGTGGCCGACAACGTCGCCTACGGCGCGCGCGAGGACGACCTCCCGGACCGCGAGGCCGCCGTCACGCGCGCGTTCGAGGACCTCGGCCTGGCGGACTGGCTCGCCGACCTCCCGGACGGCCTGCACACCGACGTCGGCCAGCGCGGCGAGCGCATGTCGGCGGGGGAGCGCCAGCTCGTCGCCCTCGCCCGCGCCCACCTCGCGGCGGCGGACTTCCTCGTGCTGGACGAGGCGACCTCGGCCGTCGACCCGGCGACCGAGGTGCGGATCGCGCGCGCGCTCGACCAGCTCACGGCCGGGCGCAGCACGCTGACGATCGCCCACCGGCTCTCCACCGCGGAGGCGGCCGACCTGGTCGTGGTGGTCGAGGCGGGACGGGTGGTCCAGGTCGGCCCCCACGAGGAGCTGGTCCGGCAGGACGGCCCCTACGCCGCGATGCACGCGGCCTGGCTCGCGCAGACGCGCTGA
- a CDS encoding anthranilate synthase component I — translation MSAALDQQAREVAELTWGATWPALPTFRELARDRRVIPVVRRLLADEVTPVGLYRTLAGGRPGTFILESAEVDGTWSRWSFVGVASRATLTVTDGRAAWLGDVPVGVPREGDVLDVLAETLEVLRTPAVPGLPPLTGGLVGALGWDVVRHWEPTLPAKAPEELDVPELTLCLATDLAVVDHVDGSVWLVANAINFDDTDARVDEAHADAVARLDRMQAGLATALPAAPAVLADDVPEPELEFRSPRHEFTEAVRAGKEAIREGEVFQVVISQRLDLDCPADPLDVYRVLRTINPSPYMYCFALQDAAGREFAVVGSSPETLVKVTDRQVVTFPIAGSRPRGATPAQDAELGEELLADPKERAEHIMLVDLSRNDLVKVCEPTSVEVVELMAVRRFSHIMHICSTVVGTLRAGATALQTLTATFPAGTLSGAPKPRAIALIDELEPARRGIYGGTVGYFDFAGNMDMAIAIRTALIRDGRASVQAGGGIVADSVEELEYAESRNKAAAAVRAVQLAARLRAAR, via the coding sequence GTGAGCGCCGCGCTCGACCAGCAGGCGCGCGAGGTCGCGGAGCTGACCTGGGGCGCGACCTGGCCGGCCCTGCCGACGTTCCGGGAGCTCGCCCGCGACCGGCGCGTCATCCCGGTCGTGCGCCGCCTCCTCGCCGACGAGGTGACCCCGGTGGGCCTGTACCGCACCCTCGCCGGCGGGCGTCCGGGGACCTTCATCCTCGAGTCCGCCGAGGTCGACGGCACCTGGTCGCGCTGGTCCTTCGTCGGCGTGGCGTCGCGCGCGACCCTCACCGTCACGGACGGCCGCGCCGCCTGGCTCGGTGACGTGCCGGTGGGTGTGCCGCGCGAGGGTGACGTGCTCGACGTCCTCGCCGAGACCCTCGAGGTGCTGCGCACGCCCGCCGTGCCCGGGCTGCCGCCGCTGACCGGCGGCCTCGTGGGTGCGCTCGGCTGGGACGTGGTCCGGCACTGGGAGCCGACGCTGCCGGCCAAGGCCCCCGAGGAGCTCGACGTCCCGGAGCTCACGCTGTGCCTCGCGACCGACCTTGCCGTGGTCGACCACGTCGACGGCTCGGTGTGGCTGGTGGCGAACGCCATCAACTTCGACGACACGGACGCGCGCGTCGACGAGGCCCATGCCGACGCCGTCGCGCGCCTCGACCGGATGCAGGCCGGCCTCGCGACGGCGCTTCCCGCCGCACCCGCCGTGCTCGCGGACGACGTCCCCGAGCCCGAGCTCGAGTTCCGCAGCCCGCGGCACGAGTTCACCGAGGCGGTGCGCGCCGGCAAGGAGGCGATCCGCGAGGGCGAGGTGTTCCAGGTCGTCATCTCGCAGCGGCTGGACCTCGACTGCCCGGCGGACCCGCTGGACGTGTACCGCGTGCTGCGGACCATCAACCCGAGCCCGTACATGTACTGCTTCGCGCTGCAGGACGCCGCGGGACGCGAGTTCGCCGTGGTGGGCTCGAGCCCGGAGACGCTGGTCAAGGTGACCGACCGCCAGGTCGTGACGTTCCCCATCGCCGGCTCGCGGCCGCGCGGCGCCACGCCGGCGCAGGACGCCGAGCTGGGTGAGGAGCTGCTCGCCGACCCCAAGGAGCGCGCCGAGCACATCATGCTCGTCGACCTCTCGCGCAACGACCTCGTCAAGGTCTGCGAGCCGACGAGCGTCGAGGTGGTCGAGCTCATGGCCGTGCGCCGGTTCAGCCACATCATGCACATCTGCTCGACGGTGGTCGGGACGCTGCGCGCGGGCGCCACCGCGCTGCAGACGCTCACGGCCACGTTCCCCGCCGGCACGCTGTCGGGGGCGCCCAAGCCCCGGGCGATCGCCCTGATCGACGAGCTGGAGCCGGCCCGGCGCGGCATCTACGGGGGCACGGTCGGGTACTTCGACTTCGCGGGCAACATGGACATGGCGATCGCGATCCGCACCGCGCTCATCCGCGACGGGCGCGCGAGCGTCCAGGCCGGGGGCGGGATCGTCGCGGACTCGGTGGAGGAGCTCGAGTACGCCGAGTCGCGCAACAAGGCCGCCGCCGCGGTCCGCGCGGTCCAGCTCGCCGCACGCCTGCGCGCCGCCCGATGA